TTCGCTCAAACGTGCCAGGCAATTCATGCGGCAAAGGCGCACGGCTTGCATGTTTCCGGTCACCTGATTCTCGGATTTCCAACGGAAACCTCGGAAGAAATGCTCGCGATGGCTGATGTTCTGAACAATCTCGAACTGGATGCGCTCAAGATTCACCATTTGCACGTCGTGAAAAACACCCCACTTGCCAAAATTTATGCCGAACAACCATTTCGCGTTTTTTCGGAAAGCGAATGGATTTCTCTCGTCGCTGATTTTCTCGAAAGATTGCGCCCGGATATTTGCATTCAGCGACTCTGCGGCGAAGCCAAGGCCGGGACGTTAGTCGCACCGGTCTGGCATTTATCGAAAAACGAGGTCATCGCTGGCATCCGGGACGAACTGACGCGTCGCGGTACATGGCAGGGATATTTATTCAATCAGAACCAGCCGAAAAATAAAAGCGCTAAACAATAAAAAGCGCTTGATTGATGTATAAGGATAAGTAATATTACACGTAAGAAAAAGGTGATTTGAAATTGAGTGAAATGGAAACAATATTCGGAAATGAAGATAAAATTCGTTCTTTAAAAGACGCCAGCCGGTGGGCAAGTAATTACCTAAAGAAAAACGTCACAGAATCCAACATTGCCTATTTAGTCAATTACGGACGAATCAGTAAAGCCAAAAACAATGGATCCTTATCCGTGGATATTTCCGAGTTGAAGAACTACTATGATTCGTATTTTGGTAGGCGCGAGATTCACTGGAAAAATCAATTAGGCGAAGACTTGAATTGGCATCTGAGTTTTGATTTTCTGAAGGAAGCCGACACAACAAAGCACGTTCACCGGCTTCATCCGTATAAGGGAAAATTCATTCCGCAGTTGGTTGAGTATTTTCTGGATGATCATACCGACGAATTCAAAAAGGAGGTGTTTTTTCACAAAGGCGACATTGTCCTTGACCCTTTCTGCGGAAGCGGGACAACCTTAGTTCAATCAAACGAACTTGGGATGCATGCGATCGGGATTGATATTTCCGCTTTCAACGCTCTGATAAGCAACGTGAAAATTGGAAAGTACGACCTATTTATTCTCCGGGAAGAAATAGCAAAAATCACAAGTTCGATTCGCGCATTTCATTTAAAGAGAAATATCCTTCAGTTCGATGCCGAACTTACTGAAACGCTATCTTTATTTGACAATGAGTTTTTCCCGTCTCCCGATTATAAGCAAAAAGTTCTGCGAAACGAGATTGATGAGAATTCTTACGGGCAGAAAAAGTCCGATGAATTTTTAGCGACATACTGGAAATTGATCCAAAAATATGGCATTACGTTAAAACAATCGTCCAACAGCAATTTTATCGAAAAATGGTATCTACAGCCGATTCGAGACGAAATTGATTTTGTCTTCACCCAAAT
The genomic region above belongs to Candidatus Marinimicrobia bacterium CG08_land_8_20_14_0_20_45_22 and contains:
- a CDS encoding restriction endonuclease subunit M gives rise to the protein METIFGNEDKIRSLKDASRWASNYLKKNVTESNIAYLVNYGRISKAKNNGSLSVDISELKNYYDSYFGRREIHWKNQLGEDLNWHLSFDFLKEADTTKHVHRLHPYKGKFIPQLVEYFLDDHTDEFKKEVFFHKGDIVLDPFCGSGTTLVQSNELGMHAIGIDISAFNALISNVKIGKYDLFILREEIAKITSSIRAFHLKRNILQFDAELTETLSLFDNEFFPSPDYKQKVLRNEIDENSYGQKKSDEFLATYWKLIQKYGITLKQSSNSNFIEKWYLQPIRDEIDFVFTQIKSIQNIEIKKAISIIFSRTIRSCRATTHADLATLIEPVTTTYYCAKHGKICKPLFTILNWWERYSKDTIVRLSTFNKLRT